The following coding sequences are from one Arthrobacter crystallopoietes window:
- a CDS encoding sensor histidine kinase — translation MMIGLLAGLAGIVLGAFGVLAFRLSESQRRDRIEVAEPTIPDGSAEVLSVVGRAYVIVDVIDGVVRASPGAYAFGLVRGHTVVHKELLELTARVRRDGVIEERQLELPRGPLGQGTIIVQVRVAPIGDEYILLLADDRTEITRTEAMRTDFVANVSHELKTPVGALSLLAEAIEEAADDEVAVRRFAKRMEKESKRLSALVQDIIELSRLQSADVVQSGEAVDLNAVVAEAVDRNRLPAESKDIKIVVGGKVDNEVYGDADLLMTALRNLIDNAIRYAPEGSTVGVGMRTRDGLATVSVTDQGPGISQDEQDRIFERFYRIDAARSRQTGGTGLGLSIVKHVISQHGGEISVWSQPGQGSTFTVRLPEMEQSDSEDEAGVEPAQGTPKGAGAREQGVSA, via the coding sequence CTGATGATCGGCCTGCTGGCCGGACTGGCCGGCATCGTGCTGGGTGCCTTTGGTGTGCTCGCCTTCAGGCTGAGCGAGAGCCAGCGGCGGGACCGCATCGAAGTTGCCGAGCCGACCATTCCTGATGGCTCGGCGGAAGTGCTGTCCGTCGTCGGACGTGCCTACGTGATTGTTGATGTGATCGACGGCGTAGTGCGTGCGAGCCCGGGCGCCTATGCCTTCGGCCTGGTCCGCGGCCACACCGTGGTGCACAAGGAACTGCTGGAACTGACCGCGCGGGTCCGCCGCGACGGCGTCATCGAAGAACGCCAGCTGGAACTGCCCCGCGGCCCGCTGGGCCAGGGCACGATCATCGTGCAGGTGCGGGTAGCCCCCATCGGGGACGAATACATCCTGCTGCTGGCCGACGACCGCACCGAAATCACCCGAACCGAGGCCATGCGCACTGACTTCGTCGCCAACGTCTCGCACGAACTGAAAACCCCGGTCGGCGCCCTGTCGCTGCTGGCCGAGGCGATTGAAGAGGCCGCGGATGACGAGGTGGCAGTGCGTCGGTTCGCCAAGCGGATGGAGAAGGAATCCAAACGGCTCAGCGCGCTCGTGCAGGACATTATCGAACTGTCGCGGCTGCAAAGTGCCGACGTGGTGCAGTCCGGTGAGGCTGTCGACCTCAACGCGGTGGTCGCCGAAGCCGTGGACCGCAACCGGCTGCCGGCCGAAAGCAAGGACATCAAGATTGTGGTGGGCGGCAAGGTGGACAACGAAGTCTACGGGGACGCCGACCTGCTCATGACCGCGCTGCGCAACCTCATCGACAACGCCATCCGCTATGCGCCGGAGGGCTCCACCGTGGGAGTCGGGATGCGAACCCGCGACGGCCTCGCCACCGTATCGGTTACCGACCAGGGACCCGGGATCAGCCAGGACGAGCAGGACCGGATCTTCGAGCGCTTTTACCGGATCGATGCCGCGCGGTCGCGGCAGACCGGCGGAACCGGGCTGGGCCTGAGCATCGTCAAACACGTCATTTCGCAGCATGGCGGCGAAATTTCGGTCTGGTCCCAGCCTGGGCAGGGATCGACCTTTACCGTCCGGCTGCCGGAGATGGAGCAGTCCGATTCCGAGGACGAGGCCGGTGTTGAACCGGCCCAGGGAACACCAAAGGGCGCAGGCGCCCGTGAGCAAGGAGTTAGTGCTTGA
- the phoU gene encoding phosphate signaling complex protein PhoU, with protein sequence MRKVFQAELHQVGEQLIEISRLVAEAMEKANQSFVNADIELAQEVIAADARIDFLQNDLDERAIEILALQGPVASDLRMIVGALRMSASLERMGDLARHVAQLARMRYPANVSPESLRPTFAELAENDIAIARKLTELLDTRNLELARDINRHNDRINELHAGIFKAIAAPDFPGNAPTAVDVSLASRYFERFADHGVSVARKVTYLVTGEWAPNGASH encoded by the coding sequence GTGCGCAAGGTATTCCAGGCGGAGCTCCACCAGGTCGGCGAACAGCTGATCGAGATTTCACGGCTCGTAGCCGAAGCGATGGAGAAGGCGAACCAGTCGTTTGTCAACGCCGATATCGAACTCGCCCAGGAGGTCATCGCCGCCGATGCGCGGATCGATTTCCTGCAGAACGACCTGGACGAACGCGCCATTGAGATCCTGGCGCTCCAGGGACCCGTGGCTTCGGACCTGCGCATGATCGTGGGGGCGCTGCGGATGAGTGCGTCACTGGAGCGGATGGGCGATCTGGCCCGCCATGTGGCACAGCTGGCGCGCATGCGCTACCCGGCGAATGTCAGCCCCGAGTCGCTGCGCCCCACCTTCGCGGAGCTCGCCGAGAACGACATTGCCATTGCCCGGAAGCTGACGGAGTTGCTGGACACCCGCAACCTCGAGCTGGCCCGGGACATCAACCGCCACAACGACCGCATCAACGAACTGCATGCCGGGATCTTCAAGGCCATTGCGGCTCCCGACTTCCCCGGCAATGCTCCCACCGCCGTCGATGTTTCACTGGCCAGCCGCTACTTCGAGCGCTTCGCGGATCACGGCGTCTCGGTGGCGCGCAAGGTTACCTACCTGGTGACCGGCGAGTGGGCGCCGAACGGCGCGTCCCACTAG